In a single window of the Mesorhizobium shangrilense genome:
- a CDS encoding PP2C family protein-serine/threonine phosphatase, whose amino-acid sequence MNGLSFPFESYGVSHTGCVRSVNEDNYLVEPESGLWLVADGMGGHDAGEVASASIVHHLATMGIASSAPDLRARFEDRLARAHAEIRQISEARGITIGSTVAALLAIDGRFACMWSGDSRVYLVRRGVISQVSRDHTEVQELLDQGVITASEARVWPRRNVITRAVGVSDDIVLDIEQGEIIPGDVFVLGTDGLTAHVSDDEIRETVAAAAPEQACQVLLQTVLARGGTDNVTIVVVRMLDGSEPHRRRAGISTTGNGGMP is encoded by the coding sequence ATGAACGGCCTCTCATTTCCCTTCGAAAGCTACGGCGTCAGCCATACCGGCTGCGTGCGCAGCGTCAACGAGGACAACTATCTGGTCGAACCCGAAAGCGGCCTCTGGCTGGTCGCGGACGGCATGGGCGGGCATGATGCCGGCGAAGTGGCTTCGGCCAGCATCGTGCATCATCTTGCCACCATGGGCATCGCCAGCTCCGCCCCGGACCTGAGGGCGCGCTTCGAGGACAGACTGGCCCGTGCACATGCCGAGATCCGGCAGATCTCGGAGGCGCGCGGCATCACCATCGGCTCCACTGTGGCAGCCCTGCTCGCCATCGACGGCCGCTTTGCCTGCATGTGGTCCGGCGACAGCCGCGTCTACCTGGTCCGCCGCGGCGTCATCTCGCAGGTCTCCCGGGATCACACGGAGGTGCAGGAACTCCTTGACCAGGGCGTGATCACCGCCTCCGAGGCGCGGGTCTGGCCCAGGCGCAACGTCATCACGCGGGCCGTGGGGGTCAGCGACGACATCGTCCTCGACATCGAGCAGGGCGAGATCATCCCCGGCGACGTCTTCGTGCTCGGCACCGATGGGCTGACCGCCCATGTATCCGACGATGAGATCCGCGAAACGGTCGCGGCGGCCGCCCCGGAGCAGGCCTGCCAGGTTCTTCTCCAGACAGTGCTCGCGCGCGGCGGCACCGACAACGTGACCATTGTCGTCGTGCGTATGCTCGACGGTTCCGAACCGCATCGCCGGCGAGCAGGCATCTCCACCACCGGCAACGGCGGCATGCCATGA
- the tagF gene encoding type VI secretion system-associated protein TagF: protein MGFGLFGKLPQKRDFISLGIAPSLLAPLETWLQSALAASRAELGRDWERHYLVAPLWRFWIGPSVLGTTGAGVVMPSVDGVGRYFPLMALYACAETERVPPPPFAPQSEWYAAIEARLLATLDADGPLAIDTLLADLPAPSLERVRQGEKQFKGGTLWNGPPHSSPAALLTGIVEADYRQTAEARSFWWTTGSEASGPLVYSAAGLPDPYFYTLMLKSVAD, encoded by the coding sequence ATGGGCTTCGGGCTGTTTGGAAAACTGCCGCAAAAGCGCGACTTCATCTCGCTGGGTATCGCGCCGAGCCTGCTCGCGCCGCTCGAGACCTGGCTGCAGTCGGCGCTTGCCGCCAGCCGCGCCGAGCTTGGGCGGGATTGGGAGCGGCATTATCTCGTTGCCCCGCTCTGGCGTTTCTGGATCGGACCTTCGGTGCTGGGCACGACAGGCGCGGGCGTCGTGATGCCCTCGGTGGACGGCGTCGGACGCTACTTCCCGCTGATGGCGCTGTATGCCTGCGCCGAAACCGAGCGGGTTCCGCCCCCACCCTTCGCGCCCCAAAGCGAGTGGTACGCGGCGATCGAAGCCCGCCTTCTCGCCACACTGGACGCCGACGGTCCCCTCGCCATCGACACCCTGCTGGCGGACCTCCCGGCGCCGTCCCTCGAACGCGTCCGGCAAGGAGAGAAACAGTTCAAGGGCGGCACGCTCTGGAACGGTCCCCCGCACTCCAGCCCTGCCGCGCTGCTGACCGGCATCGTCGAGGCGGACTACCGGCAAACCGCGGAGGCGAGAAGCTTCTGGTGGACGACCGGCAGCGAAGCGAGCGGGCCACTGGTCTACAGCGCCGCGGGACTGCCCGACCCTTATTTCTATACTCTGATGCTGAAGTCTGTGGCAGATTGA